The nucleotide sequence GAGCGGAGCTACAGACCTGATCAGTGGCCTGCTCAACCAGAACGACTTCACCGGGGTCACCATCTCCGCAGCCGGTCATCCGAACTCCGGAGTCGACGCCTTGAACCTGGTCTCGATGCTTGGCTCACTGGCTGTCGTGGCCGGCCTGGCGGTCTGGATGATCGCCGGAGCCCTTCATATGGCCACCGCCCAGAGTGCCAGTGGGGCCACCGTTCAGGAGAAGGGCGCCGCATGATGGCCTCCACCGTCCCCACCGCCCCGACCCGTCCGCGGACTCTGGTGATTGCCTCGGCATTCGGGACAGGCAGCGTTCTCATGTACTTCGGCGGCCTGTTCGCCGTCTACTTCTCCATTCGGGCCGACGCCCTGGCCTGGGGCAGTCAGTGGTACCCCGAGGGAGCCATCCAGTTGGTGCCCGGCGGAATGAACATGACCACGCTGGCCCTGTCCGCCATCACCATGGCGTGGGCCGTTCAGGCTGTCCTGAATGACGACCGGGTCCACGCCATGATCGCCATGGCGCTCACCGCGGTCCTCGGGATCGCCATGGTCAACCAGACCGTCTTCTACTTCATGGACATCGGTTTGCCCATCGACGCCAGCGAGGCGGCGACGATGTTGTACGTCATCGTCGGCTCGCACCTCGTCATGGTGGCCGTCGGTGTGCTCTGGCTCGGGATGCTCCTCCTGCGAACCCTGGGTGGGCAGGACACCAACCGGCATCGGGACCTTGTCTCGGCGGCGGCCCTCTACTGGTATGCCACGGTGGCCGTGTATTCGGTCATCTGGGTCGGCATCTACATCGCCAAGTAGCGGCGGGAGATCGACATGCTCACCACTGGCTTCA is from Acidimicrobiales bacterium and encodes:
- a CDS encoding cytochrome c oxidase subunit 3, yielding MMASTVPTAPTRPRTLVIASAFGTGSVLMYFGGLFAVYFSIRADALAWGSQWYPEGAIQLVPGGMNMTTLALSAITMAWAVQAVLNDDRVHAMIAMALTAVLGIAMVNQTVFYFMDIGLPIDASEAATMLYVIVGSHLVMVAVGVLWLGMLLLRTLGGQDTNRHRDLVSAAALYWYATVAVYSVIWVGIYIAK